From Aspergillus luchuensis IFO 4308 DNA, chromosome 2, nearly complete sequence:
ggttgtggttgtgattgtgattgtgattgtgattgtggTGTGGAGTGTGTAGCTGTATGCGAGGGAGAttcattcttttcctctAGACTCTGGCTTTGTGATTGAGTTTGAGATTGTACAGGGATAGTAATCGGCGACGCCGCAACGGCCGAAGACGCCGCGGCCGCGGACTCGAAGATAGCGATGGTATTGTGTGCGGATTTGGGGGATGTGTTTGTGGGGTCGTACTATATCCAtcattattacttttattggCATTGAGTTAGGTTAtttggggagagaggggagattggggaaagggagggggttACTTTTAGATTTCGAAATGTCACGACTTCGCCGAATTTCTGAAGTGCGGAGAGAATGAGTTTGCTTTCGGAGAGGGAGCGTGGGGCCGGGTGCGTTTTGATGTGGATGCTGCTGGTTAGGGGTTTTAGGGTCATTTTGTTCTTTCTTGATTAttggggttgaggttggggttggtggtgtggtggtggtgggttcaTGGTATTGATGAAGGTGTGAATGTGAgatggaatgggatgggatggatggatggagaaatGTTGGTTATCGCGATGCGTGTCTTGGCGGGtttatcttatctattaTCTACAACCATGTCACATGCCATCAAGTTATAACATCGTCTACAAGATTGGTTATGTATTCATATATCGTATATACACTCATAGCTGGGTCGTTTAGAAAATAGGAGCGTAGAGTCCGTACTGTAATTCAAGTTAGTAAACATTTCCACATATTGATAcaatggaagaaaaaagggggaTAAAACTCACTCCCAAAGGATCATTGAACCGCAACCCGCGATCCAACCCAGCAAtagccttgatctcctcctcctccaaattCCACCCGGTAACATCCAGGTTCTGCTTCAACCGCTGAGGGTTGTTACTCTTCGGAATAACCGCCACGCCCCTCTGCGTAGCCCACCTCAACAACACCTGCGCCGGTGTGCGTCCATGCTTCTCCGCAATGCCCTTAACAAGCTGATGCTCGAACAACGGCGGCGTATCCACCGCATTCTGCACGCTCAACTCGAGGAAACTCAACGGTCCGAAAGAACTATACGCCGTGACTGTCAACCCCTCCTTCTGGGCATACTCAACCAGTCTCGTCTGCGTGAGGTAGGGATGATGCTCGATCTGCAGCGTAGCAGGACGAATGCGCGCATACCGCAGCAGATCCATGACCAGCTGCGCAGAGAAGTTACTAATACCGATGCTACGAGCGAGCTTCTTGTCCACGAGCGACTCCATCGCCGTCCAGGTCTCTTGGATCGTGGCGTTGCCGAACTCCAGCTTGTCGTTCTCGGACATCCAGCCCGGCGGGTAGCGAACCGCAGGGTCGACGTATTTCAGTGAGATGGGGAAGTGCACGATGTACAGGTCGAAGTAGTCGATGCCCCAGTCGGCGAGCTGTTTGCGGCAGATGGGTTCTACGCGGTCGCCGTCGTGGAAGCTGTTCCATAGCttggagacgatgaagagCTCTTCGCGCTTGACCAGACCGTCTTTGATGGCCCGCGCGACACCTTGGCCGGCTTCGACTTCGTTGCCGTAGTCTGGCTTTTTGTTAGATTGGGAATATTTGTTAGTGTTTTATGAGGGGGGAAGTACCGCAGGCGCCGTCAAACAGACGGTATCCTTCCTTGATGGCGTGGTAGATCTGGTCCGCGCAGGTGTCGTTGTTCACCTTCCAGAGACCGAAGCCCACGAGGGGCATGTCGTAGCCGCTGTTTAGCTTGACGGTGGGAGAGGCCATGGTGATTGAAGGAGTAACAAGGTCGTGTTGAGACAAGGTATAGAGACGCGGTCAAAGTAGGATCAGGGGGGatgaagggagagaaagggaaggttTGGAGGGGTAATAAGTAACTGCCCCTCGGTCATGGTATTATGAACTCAAATCCATTGCGCGTATCCACTGGAGGCGCCATACACGGCACAGATAGCGGCATTGGAGGCTAAATGAACTTGTGGCGGCTGTATTGAATTGGGGTAGTAACTTATCCAAGGGTTGGCCGGATGCCATCCAAAGTCGGGCCCGGCTAAATGCACCCCATCTGCCGGCTAAATGCCGCCACTTGACCCTAATTTTGGTTCTAccactacggagtactgtgTTTACAAATTGGagaaataatacttactactgctaGATATTAAAGAGAATACTTTGTTAAGAAtaaatgaataataaatcattGTAAAAAGGTATCCTGCCATTATTTTACACTGCATATGAATCGAAGATTAACCGGCCCATCACATTATTAGGAATACTTTTTTCGCCATAATTATCATTAAGTAGTCTCGCTCGGCCTGTCATTAAACGGCCTGTACTGTATTACTCGCGGTGTAGGAGTGCGCGTGCTCATGCGCTCCTCCATTCATATCGGTCGGCAGGCTGCTCGGCCACTTATCGAGCTCCTCGGGCATAAAATCATAGCTGTGGCTTGGATTTGGCTCACGGGGCACCGCAACGTGGTGCTCGGATGACGGGAAGCCAATGTGCGGGTAGTGGCTGCCGGGTATGTCCCCAGACATTGCGGTGGTTGGTGGCATCCAGGATGCCTGGCTGTTGTTCATATCGTCGATAGACTGTGCGCTCGTCACCAGCATGCCGTTCAGCAGGGCGTTGTTGTCGTGCACATTAACCCCAAGTGGCTGGCTGTGGACATAGTGGCTATCATGCTCAAGGCTGTATGGACCATGAGAGGAATGCGACAAAGGAACCTCTGGCATGCTAAGAATGCTTGTGCCACTGTTGGGCCCGTTGAGgctggttggctggctgatATCATGTGATTGGAGGCTTGGGAAGCCATCCAGACCCAAGGTCACAGCGATCTTATCGTTAAGGCGGTCTTCTTGCTTGGGAAGGGGACTCATGAAATCAAAAGGTGCGTTGAACATCTGTGCAACGCTCTCCTGGCCTGTCGAATACAGAGGCCAAGGGTTTTGGGAAACTCCATTGTTGTGAAGGAGTTCGTGCGGCTGGGGTTGATGGTAAACGTTAGGACCCGGCCGGTTCAGGAGTATGGAGTCAGCAAGCGAcattgggggagggagatcgATGCCCGTCGCTGCTTTGGGGCTTGCATGAGGGATTCGATCCGACGAAACCACTCTACGCCATGTTGTAGTGCCAACTACGTCGCGGGGCAGCGTCTGTCGGAATTTCCAGAGAATGATTGCCACCCTCTTTTTCTCACTCACTGGATGTCCAGAGTAGGGGTTGGACATTCTCCGCGAGCTGTAGGGTGTCATAGCTCGAATCTCCTGAACTACGGTCAGGTGGCGGAGGAACTCCCGAGCTTGCTCGTGGCCATGGTGTCCAGCATCCTCGGCCAGCTTTTGATCTTGCGTGAGCTTGGTGAAGCGATTCGCCCACCATTTGGATTCAAAGTGAGGCTTCACCTTGGTGTGCGTCGCGGTGTGCGTTGGCCTCGCAACTTCTTGCCGGCCTTGATAGATCTCTTGTCCATTCTCATACATGTAGATCTTGGAGGACCAATTCTCCATCTCACTGAGAATCGGAGCTCCAGCCGCACTAGCCTGAGCGAAATCTAATTCCAAGTGAATGCCGAGTTTAGAGCGAGCAGCCGGGAAGtcatccatcaacttcaGGTTGGATTCGATTAGGATAATGTCACAGTCCAGCGACCCATTTGAATTCGCCATCAGCGAATTAAGGTAAGGAAAGGATGTTTGCCAGTTCCTGATCTCATTCAAAGAGATCGGTGCTACCGGATGCCGCTGGTCGTCTTGAAGGCGACTGTAGATATGGCTCGCGTCCTCAATACGGTCGTTCTTGTCTGGCTCGTTTACCCACATACCGAACCCGAGGCCTTGGATAGTACTGAAGTTGCTCTCGGGCCAGCTGGCGTTCATGGAAAACGGGGTAGGCGGCAGTTCTCCATAGGCCTGCCTCATAGGGTCATGATAGGTGGGGTGGAGGTGAGTGCCATAATGACTTGACAAGGGAGGATCCATGGCAGGCCCCCATCTTGGACCAGCGGGCGGATGTTGGTTGTTCGAGCGGACGTTCGCCTCTTCTCGTACGAGTCGCTCCCCTAGACACTTGTATTAGCCCAATCCGATTTTAGTAATAACTTGGCTATGCCACTTACAATCGGGGTCTCCTTTGAGGAACGAGTCGAGGACTTGGAGGTGGCTGGAGACTTGCTTTCGAGTTCTTCGTTTACCAGTTTTCTTGTAGATGAACTCAGCAATGAGCTCATTTCGACCATATGACTTTCCTCGCTCGGACCATTTCCGTCTGCCCATTGGCGGATTCGCCTCGAGAGCTATCACAGCATTAGTATTCATATGTCGTGCAGCTAATGGATTGCTTTTCTCACCTTGTTGAAACGCGTCTTCAAGCTCGTCCGACCATACCGGTTCCCCATCTTTGCCAGTGTCTCGACGAGGACGGGACCTGTACTCCAGATACTTGCTGGACCTGAGATAGCTTCTGGGCCTGCTACGAGGACCGATTAGGCTGGGCCCAAATGAATGCAGGCGCCGGAGCTTCTTGCTCTGGAGCCGGAGGTTCTGAGGGGGCTGAAGGGTGGTGGGAACAGTGGGCACTGGATGTGTTGGAACTGGGGGTTGAGGATACTTGAAGGCaagttgctgcagctggtcGTCACGACCAACAGTGCTGCTGTCGGCTAGGTTGTCAGAGTATGTCTGGACGTTCCCAGAGGTGTTCTGCAGGGCCCTGTCCGTATGGGCACCGATGCTCTCAAGAGCTGACTGGTGTTGAGGCACAATACACCCCGTTTGCCAGTGCGCCATCGAGCGGACCACCGGAGAGGATTGACTCTGGGAAAGAATGACAGAGAATGCCAaagaggagggtgatggaggaCAGCAAAATGCTTACTACCGCCGTACCAAAGAACCCAGTAGTCACAAACCAGCGATCAAGAACGTAGATGCTTGGAGAGAATGTAAGAAttgggagagagaatgtGGGAGCGAAGAGCATGGTGTTTATAGGAAACCACTACTCTCCCTGGGGAGGGAGGCCTAGTGGCATAGCTGAATCACGCTGCTCGTTGATACACCACCCCTCCAAGGGCTATGTCAACTGTTCAAGGCGGGGAAAGGAATCTCCTCCCAAGCTTCACGCGTCCAGGTCGAGCTATGAACGAAGGAAGATCCTGTGTCCGAGCAAATCAGGAGGAAAGGAACTGCACGATGGGAACAAGCGGAAGACCCATGCAAGGGATGCTCCCTGAGCACGAACCAGTAAGCTGCTCCTCGGAGGTTTTAGTGCACGAGACAAGCAGTGACTGCTAATTTGAGATACGTTTTGGAGCAGCTAGACGTCCAAGTCCGTGGCAATGGCCATCCTCTGGAATGAGCAGTGGCCAACGACATCGTCCAGTGCCACGGGAGTGGAATGTAAGAGGTGGTTACGTAGATCATGTTGGAATGTATGGCCTGGACAAATTGGACAATCCCAGGACCAACCAGTCTTCACTTGGATATCCAGGGTTCGAGCAACTAGGTGTATAAGGAGTTAAGGGTAAGAAGCCTTGAATCGGCGAGGATAAAGGAACCCGGGATGGGATGACAGGAATAGACTCGGATGAAAGACTTCACTGCACGAGCGGACGGGTAACTCTGCAGGACGCGCGCGTATGTACGTGTTGACAGCCGCAGGAACGTGTTTAACCTGCGTCCGCACTCCATGCTCAGTGTCCGAGACGCAAGGGATATAAACATCAAAATCGTACCATTGCTATTGTCTGTCCCTACTAACAGGGAGAAAGAGCAGGGACTTAGTCCTCTTCGCCGTCCTGGGCCCCTACAGTGAACTTCTTGCGCCCAGGCCCGGCAAGCTTTTGTAGCTTGACCCTGTCCATCTGTTCCCCTACTTTCTTTTCGATCTGCTTGATTTCTTCCTCGGCATCGATCGCCTCCTCGTTTGCAAACTCCAGGACCAGCTTTCTGCCCAGAAGATGGGTATTCTTCAACGCGTCCATAGCGTTTTCCGCTTCGCGAGCGCTTACAAAATCCGCAAAACCGAAACCGCGAGCCGATCTGTCAAACTTCTTAGGAACCCGCACAGAGCGCAGTTGCCCATAGGCTCCAAAGAGTGACCGAACGTCCTTCTTGGTGGCCTGGAACGGCAAGTTCTTAATGATGATCTTCGTCCTTCTGGCCGCAACCTTCTTCGCGGTATCTTCACGCCTCCGCTCTTCAGCCGCATCCATTCCACGGTGAGACACCCTAACTACCAGTTCATGCTGATCAAGCTTGTAGCCATTCATGGCGGCAAGCGCAGATTGGGCCTGAGCTTTCGACCTGAACTCCACGAAACCGAAACCCATGCTGAGCGTCTGTCCGGGATGCTTAGGGTCAGGCTTAGTCTTGATCTTAGCAGACACAAAGCCATCCAGTGGCCGGAATAAGTCCACAAAACTCTGGGTCGTAGTAGCAAAGTTGAGGTTCTTTACGAAGAGGGTTGTAGTGGGCGTAAGGTCATCAACCTCATCTGCCGCGAAAGTGTCAGCAGTGGAGAAGCCTTGAGAGACGGCCTTGGTCTCTATGGTTGCCTTCTGTGGCACGGCTGCAGCATCAAACAGATCCTTGGGAGCCTTCTCCAGGAAGAGGATAGAGTCTCCGAGTTTCCGGTAGGCAAGTCCCTTGAAAGCTTTCTGAGCCTCATCTGGTCTCGAAAACTCCACGATAGCTATCGTTCCACTAGGGGGCATGAGTAACCTCGTTATTTGCCCGAATGGTTCGAACATTTTCCTGAGCTCATCAGTCTTGACGCCGTACGAGAAGTTCTTTACAAGGATAGCAGTGTTTCCACGCTCCCGCTGCTTGAAGGCTTCAATATTAACCCCATTAGCTGAGAAGTAAGCTTTCGTTTCTTGGATTACGTGGGTTTCAGCGTGGGCCTGCTTCACAGCAGCGTCAGATGAAGTAGGATCCAAAAGATCCGCTTTGGAAACACCAAGTCGCTCAGCTACTGAAGACATAACGGCATCCGTCTGCAATATATTAGCGTATAATACTGGCGGCTATTGTGCGAGCTACTCACGTTCATGTAAAGAGAGTTCCAGCTAAACGTAGAAGACGAGgcatccatcttctttttgatttgcttttgctttttcaaaGGCAGTTTCGCCAGctcagcatcatcaatcTTGTAAGTCTTCTTCGCAGCTGCTGGCAGAATATGCATCAAGCGACCTTGGAAATGCTTTCCGTCGAGATTCTTGTAGGCCTCTACGGCCGCATCTGCGTCGAGATACTGAATGTAGGCAAACCCCTTGCTGGTATTAACCCTGGTATCGAAAGCCACATGGATCTAGGCACATTAGCATAATTCAAATAACTAATGAGTGATCAAGAAGCAGTATTAAGGTGTGTAGCTCATCAGATAACAAGAGGCATCTACTAAAATACTCTTTCCTGGTAACATCATGTGCTTTGCATCTGATGTCCCTATCAGGACGATCATCATTGAGCTGGGTGGGGGGTCGTGGATGGCAGGAACTAAAACTCAGGGAATTACTAACCTCTTCAATTCGTCCGAAAGGAGCAAATAGCGGTTCGAGATCTGACTCCGACGTGTCGTAAGCAAGGTTTCGCACGAACAGACGTGCAGATAGACGAATGCCGTCGATATTCGTGTCGACCTGCGGCTCCTGAACCGTCTTGGCTTCAGTGGCCGCGGGAGCGACAATCTGGGCATCCCTAGAGTCAGCACCTGGgtcctctgcttcttctggagCTGCGGGTTCCTTCTGCTGCGCAGCAGCGTCGAAATCCGcctgctcttcctcatcaagcAGACCAAGAAGGCGACTTGTCTTGGACCGGAGCCAGTCCGCATCCGAAACAGCTGGCGCCTCGGTCTCGGCGACAGTATCATCCTGCTCTGCCGGGGCCTCGGCGTTGCCTTCCCCACTGTGGTCTACCACCATGGGTTCGGGTGATCCATGGGCTTCGCGATCAGCTGTGTGCATCTCCTGAGAGCGATCATGGTCATCGCCAagcttcgccttcttcctttgTGCATATGTAAGCTCCTGAGGTTGCTCCTCTACTTCAGCGGGCTGTTCTGCAGGTGAGTCAAGCTCCGGCGGTTTGGGCACATCATCATTTGCCCATGTTTTAGTCTTAGACGAATGTTGCATTACAGAGAGATACTCTTGCAAGCGAGCGTCTTGCGGGGCGCTTTCGCCATCCCGTTTACGCTTGAGGGAAGTATCTGCGGCGTCGCCTGCAGAGATCTTATCATGTTTTCCAGCTTTGCGAGTGGGTTCGGCATCGATCTACAAGATTACTGGTCAGTCACAAGACCACCTTGACTGTCAGCGgggaaaacaaaagaaacaaagcaaGTGTGGATAGGGAGTAGAGCACATACCGGCTTAGCAATGTCTACTGAGATTTTGGACATCTTCATGTAAGTCTTATTGAAGTAAGACACAGCCTGCTGGGCGGCCTCATGGTTCTTGAAGCCCACGAAGCCAATCCTGCGCTTAGGCAATACATGAGCGTCTGTGACTTGGAAGCGAGTAGCGAAGTGCTTCCTCAATTGATCATCAGATAAGGTTGGCGGAAGGCCAGAGACAAATACTCTGGTGCTCTCCATGATTGTGACAATGTGTGCCACTGAAATAGtttggaaagaaaaagttcgAAAAAATTTTGGTGGAATGTTTTTTTTGCTTCCTTATAGTGCCGAGGGCGGTGAGCAGGGCGGCCTGGCCCGTGCGTGATCCGGGCGGCGTCCATTGCGCGCAGCCGGCAATGTTGATTCCCAATACTTCCATTGGGCTTCGTGGGACGTCTTTGTACACTAAATTGAAAGTGGTGATCCGTGTCTTGAATCTTTGCTCATTTTACCTATTACTCATTTCTCATCGACGTCCAGCAAAATGGCTAGCGAAAAGAAGGATAAGCTTGAGGGTAAGTCCCCGAACGCGGCATCGTCAAACGATGGCTAACATGACCGTTCAGCGCAGATCAAGTCCGTCGATATGGTAAGAGGGATTGCTGGAGGTAAATAAGGATTGTGCTCACAGCATGGCAGACGGAGGATATGCAGCAGGAGGCTGTTGAAGTTGGTATGGTCAGCCCTACGGGTTACCTGGAAAAGGAGAGCTAATACGATGGATAGCAATTGAGGCAATGGACAAGTACCACATTGAGAAGGTAGGTTCGGCATTTTCTGTTGGTTACCATTGCTAACGACGATAGGATATTGCTCAATACATCAAGCGAGAGGTCAGCACTGCGCATTTGTATCCGAACACACAGCTCATTGCTCACAATCCACAGTTCGATTCGCGCAAGGGTGCGACATGGCACTGTGTCGTCGGGAGGAACTTTGGCAGCTTCGTCACGCATGGTGAGTGACGTTGACTGGGTATCAGGGGTAAGGACTAACTTTCGAGCAGAGACGAAACACTTCATCTACTTCTACCTCGGGCACTGCGCCATTCTCCTTTTCAAGACCCAATGAACATACGACCGCAGACACCGGTCTGAATCGCCCAGGCGATGTCTATAACCTTTTCGGATAATTCAAGCAGAAGTAACGTGCAGTGAAAGGTCCCATGCAAGCGCTGGAAGGAAATGCAGCCATATGGTCCCGAACGAAATGCTGCGGGGTTTGCCTAGAGGGCACAACGCGGCGGTGATTCTTCCGCGCATCTACCTGCTACTTGATTCCAATTCTTTGTTAATCATTTCAAAATATCCTAGTAGTGAATACAAGTTGATCCAATCGCATAACTACTGCAGTGCTGCACCGTAGACACGTAGGCTTTCCAGCATGCGGGATACACTGCCAaccatcactactactaaatatataatgcACACCCAGCAACGCAACGATACCGCCGAGTGCGGAACGCCAAGTGCCAACCCGCGCCAAGCCACAGCGCCACACGTCAGCCCCAATCAGTTTATTATATGGCTgcctcccccttcccatTAACTTGGACTGCTGCCAATGTTATCCCTCTACACGTCGCATTACATGATCCAACGCGATCCCGATTCCTGTCTTATTACCTCCTTAGTTAGAATAAACCAACCCACCCTTTGTTCATCTTGAGAGCACTCCAAAGCCGCCAACATGGCCATCTGCATCACCTTCGGAACACATGGTATGTGACTTATCtactccccttccctcctacTCCACCGACCGAGGCGACGACCCTTATGGATATCGATTCCACAAGAACCCACACCCAACCAACAAGAAAGATGCCAAAACTAACACCAAAGGAATTCAGAGTTCACTTCCATGCTAGAAGGATACGAGAATGTCCGCGCATTCTGCTATAACTGTATGAGTCCCCTGGACCCTGACAATCATGACTGCTAATTTTAGCTCTGGTTCCTGACCCAACCAATAATTTACTCGATTATTGACTGACCCGTCTTACTTTTTAATCTAGGCCAACATTGGAATGGTCATTGTTTGACGAGATGGTAAGCTTATACTTCACTAATACCTTTGGTTGAGGATATGTTTGGAGTCGTAATTATGCTAATGTATGATGGTTAACAACTAGGCCGTGGTTCACCGTCTGCTTCATTGTAATTATGTCCCCCGTCCGCATGACGCCGGACTAAACTGACCGTATATCCCCATATAGCCTGTCATCCCGCTCGCAACACATAAGTATAAGGTATGTTGatatatcatcttcatcctaaCCTATATGCATTTCGGGGTGTATCTAATGTCATCCTAGGAAGTAACCTGCTACACATGCCGCTTTACGCAGGATCTACGGTAACTCCATCCCAACATATACCAGTAtagagggaagggaaagtaaAGAAACTAATATATCATCGCAGCGACCGCCCTGATATCACACCAGAGACGAGACCACCTCCGGGTGTCGTACCAGGCCA
This genomic window contains:
- a CDS encoding uncharacterized protein (COG:S;~EggNog:ENOG410PTC4), with the translated sequence MTLKPLTSSIHIKTHPAPRSLSESKLILSALQKFGEVVTFRNLKYDPTNTSPKSAHNTIAIFESAAAASSAVAASPITIPVQSQTQSQSQSLEEKNESPSHTATHSTPQSQSQSQSQPQPQGPTLTCTIQPSRHNHVSAMTRNPYHTFFYVDKESHMYKDLVKSGIPLDYLADGPMRRKAHVPERVKRMLDRDVWRFGGKSLMGLYRFGVESESEGGNGMEGQGEREGKDGEGEGEGTK
- the XYL1 gene encoding aldo/keto reductase (COG:C;~EggNog:ENOG410PFWU;~InterPro:IPR018170,IPR020471,IPR036812,IPR023210;~PFAM:PF00248;~go_function: GO:0016491 - oxidoreductase activity [Evidence IEA];~go_process: GO:0055114 - oxidation-reduction process [Evidence IEA]), with the protein product MASPTVKLNSGYDMPLVGFGLWKVNNDTCADQIYHAIKEGYRLFDGACDYGNEVEAGQGVARAIKDGLVKREELFIVSKLWNSFHDGDRVEPICRKQLADWGIDYFDLYIVHFPISLKYVDPAVRYPPGWMSENDKLEFGNATIQETWTAMESLVDKKLARSIGISNFSAQLVMDLLRYARIRPATLQIEHHPYLTQTRLVEYAQKEGLTVTAYSSFGPLSFLELSVQNAVDTPPLFEHQLVKGIAEKHGRTPAQVLLRWATQRGVAVIPKSNNPQRLKQNLDVTGWNLEEEEIKAIAGLDRGLRFNDPLGYGLYAPIF
- the abaA gene encoding transcription factor AbaA (COG:K;~EggNog:ENOG410PSAR;~InterPro:IPR038096,IPR000818;~PFAM:PF01285;~go_function: GO:0003700 - DNA-binding transcription factor activity [Evidence IEA];~go_process: GO:0006355 - regulation of transcription, DNA-templated [Evidence IEA]), whose translation is MAHWQTGCIVPQHQSALESIGAHTDRALQNTSGNVQTYSDNLADSSTVGRDDQLQQLAFKYPQPPVPTHPVPTVPTTLQPPQNLRLQSKKLRRLHSFGPSLIGPRSRPRSYLRSSKYLEYRSRPRRDTGKDGEPVWSDELEDAFQQALEANPPMGRRKWSERGKSYGRNELIAEFIYKKTGKRRTRKQVSSHLQVLDSFLKGDPDWERLVREEANVRSNNQHPPAGPRWGPAMDPPLSSHYGTHLHPTYHDPMRQAYGELPPTPFSMNASWPESNFSTIQGLGFGMWVNEPDKNDRIEDASHIYSRLQDDQRHPVAPISLNEIRNWQTSFPYLNSLMANSNGSLDCDIILIESNLKLMDDFPAARSKLGIHLELDFAQASAAGAPILSEMENWSSKIYMYENGQEIYQGRQEVARPTHTATHTKVKPHFESKWWANRFTKLTQDQKLAEDAGHHGHEQAREFLRHLTVVQEIRAMTPYSSRRMSNPYSGHPVSEKKRVAIILWKFRQTLPRDVVGTTTWRRVVSSDRIPHASPKAATGIDLPPPMSLADSILLNRPGPNVYHQPQPHELLHNNGVSQNPWPLYSTGQESVAQMFNAPFDFMSPLPKQEDRLNDKIAVTLGLDGFPSLQSHDISQPTSLNGPNSGTSILSMPEVPLSHSSHGPYSLEHDSHYVHSQPLGVNVHDNNALLNGMLVTSAQSIDDMNNSQASWMPPTTAMSGDIPGSHYPHIGFPSSEHHVAVPREPNPSHSYDFMPEELDKWPSSLPTDMNGGAHEHAHSYTASNTVQAV
- the mrd1 gene encoding RNA-binding ribosome biosynthesis protein MRD1 (COG:A;~EggNog:ENOG410PFH8;~InterPro:IPR000504,IPR035979,IPR012677,IPR034482;~PFAM:PF13893,PF00076;~go_function: GO:0003676 - nucleic acid binding [Evidence IEA]) — encoded protein: MESTRVFVSGLPPTLSDDQLRKHFATRFQVTDAHVLPKRRIGFVGFKNHEAAQQAVSYFNKTYMKMSKISVDIAKPIDAEPTRKAGKHDKISAGDAADTSLKRKRDGESAPQDARLQEYLSVMQHSSKTKTWANDDVPKPPELDSPAEQPAEVEEQPQELTYAQRKKAKLGDDHDRSQEMHTADREAHGSPEPMVVDHSGEGNAEAPAEQDDTVAETEAPAVSDADWLRSKTSRLLGLLDEEEQADFDAAAQQKEPAAPEEAEDPGADSRDAQIVAPAATEAKTVQEPQVDTNIDGIRLSARLFVRNLAYDTSESDLEPLFAPFGRIEEIHVAFDTRVNTSKGFAYIQYLDADAAVEAYKNLDGKHFQGRLMHILPAAAKKTYKIDDAELAKLPLKKQKQIKKKMDASSSTFSWNSLYMNTDAVMSSVAERLGVSKADLLDPTSSDAAVKQAHAETHVIQETKAYFSANGVNIEAFKQRERGNTAILVKNFSYGVKTDELRKMFEPFGQITRLLMPPSGTIAIVEFSRPDEAQKAFKGLAYRKLGDSILFLEKAPKDLFDAAAVPQKATIETKAVSQGFSTADTFAADEVDDLTPTTTLFVKNLNFATTTQSFVDLFRPLDGFVSAKIKTKPDPKHPGQTLSMGFGFVEFRSKAQAQSALAAMNGYKLDQHELVVRVSHRGMDAAEERRREDTAKKVAARRTKIIIKNLPFQATKKDVRSLFGAYGQLRSVRVPKKFDRSARGFGFADFVSAREAENAMDALKNTHLLGRKLVLEFANEEAIDAEEEIKQIEKKVGEQMDRVKLQKLAGPGRKKFTVGAQDGEED
- the DYN2 gene encoding dynein light chain DYN2 (COG:Z;~EggNog:ENOG410PRDG;~InterPro:IPR019763,IPR037177,IPR001372;~PFAM:PF01221;~go_component: GO:0005875 - microtubule associated complex [Evidence IEA];~go_component: GO:0030286 - dynein complex [Evidence IEA];~go_process: GO:0007017 - microtubule-based process [Evidence IEA]), with amino-acid sequence MASEKKDKLEAQIKSVDMTEDMQQEAVEVAIEAMDKYHIEKDIAQYIKREFDSRKGATWHCVVGRNFGSFVTHETKHFIYFYLGHCAILLFKTQ
- a CDS encoding rhodopsin family protein (COG:S;~EggNog:ENOG410PS6Z); this encodes MAICITFGTHEFTSMLEGYENVRAFCYNCQHWNGHCLTRWPWFTVCFIPVIPLATHKYKEVTCYTCRFTQDLRDRPDITPETRPPPGVVPGQLPQAYYGGGAPFYPPQQASGPPPQASGGVVAPPQQQAEQQNHVYK